The Candidatus Rokuibacteriota bacterium nucleotide sequence GTATCTCGACCCCCGGGTACTTGAGGCGCGCCAGCTCCACGTCCCGCCGGATCTGGTAGGTCATTCCCATCTCGAATGCCTCCTCCACGGCGCGGCGGATCGTCGTGGGCGGTGCGCCTTCCTCGCCCGTGGCATAGCTCATGATCACCAGGGCCCGGTCCACGGGGAGCCCGGACTCGAGCGCGTCGAGCACCGGCGCCCGCCCAGTGAGCCCGCCGTCAAACAGGAGGCGCCCCTCCACCGTCACCGGGGGAAAGGCTCCCGGGACCGCGACGCTCGCCATGAGAGCGTCCACGCTCACCGAGGAATTGTCAAACAGCCGCTTGCTCCGTCGCTCGAGGTCGGCCGCGACGACCAGGAGGCGGATCGGGGACCGGCGGACCCGCTCGAGGTCGAGCCGGGACTCGATCAGGGCGCGGAGCGGGCTCGAGTCGAAGAGGGACCCCGCGTGGTTGACCCGCCAGAGCGTGAGCCACCCGGGGAGGAGGCCCGCAAAGAAGATGGACGGGCGGAGGAAGAAGACCTGCTCGCGGCTGAGCCCGCGCCACAGCTCCTCCAGGAGCTCCGGCTGCCCGGCCGCCACGAGGGTCGCGTTGAGCGCTCCGGCCGAGGTCCCCGCCGCGAGCGTGACCGGAACGCCTCTGGCGACAACCTCAGCCGCGACGCCCGCTTCCCAGGC carries:
- a CDS encoding patatin-like phospholipase family protein, whose product is MALLLLSGCLLLSGPGEIFSGLASWLSSPAARRAPLGSNYDTAGSCEPTSIARPPADVRTALVFSGGGAKGAWEAGVAAEVVARGVPVTLAAGTSAGALNATLVAAGQPELLEELWRGLSREQVFFLRPSIFFAGLLPGWLTLWRVNHAGSLFDSSPLRALIESRLDLERVRRSPIRLLVVAADLERRSKRLFDNSSVSVDALMASVAVPGAFPPVTVEGRLLFDGGLTGRAPVLDALESGLPVDRALVIMSYATGEEGAPPTTIRRAVEEAFEMGMTYQIRRDVELARLKYPGVEIQLLTPSAPLLLRPLEFEPHALAEALERGRADALACLARLGY